A stretch of Equus caballus isolate H_3958 breed thoroughbred chromosome 11, TB-T2T, whole genome shotgun sequence DNA encodes these proteins:
- the PIK3R6 gene encoding phosphoinositide 3-kinase regulatory subunit 6 isoform X8, with amino-acid sequence MESSGENAPRTGRANSTQPGCETPVRLPKDVELDLERSVQAVLRELSAQAPALQSNQGMWRWSLHKKVERDPSKSPALVRILLRELEKAESEDLRHVIIPLLHTLMYVLTKATGIAEELYRRTYAFCMRLLTLPAPYCTVALDCAVRLKTETAVPGTLYQRLVIAEQNLPSELYPYQERVFLFVDPELVSPSVCSALLLEIQAAQEQQTPEACMRHVVSHALQAALGEACHAGALQRKLQASPRHALERIFHAVVAAVEQMASEPSPSREGHLERLEEIYCSLLGPAAAARGRCGGHDALQDRPPSIPLPSPYITFHLWTDEEQLWKELVLFLRPRSQMRLSADLEALDLQGLLPDRELARVSVLSTDSGIERDLPLGADELLTPSSPEMEHGGLQRKGGMKKRAWPLDLLMLGGWDGPPGLHRRTGRPDGDGELLPGVSRLHTARVLVLGDDRMLGRLAQAYHSLRKRETQKFCLTPRLSLQLYYIPVLAAKKPAASRQPELGELAAFLGRADPWYQNTVNTLCPAIHKLAEMPPSLGSSRTVDPFILDVITYYVRMGTQPIYFQIYTVKIFFGDLSQDPPEDIFLTELTVKIQDSKLPKDGFSPRRKGVAEGPGAELSICYQKALLSHRAQEVTVSLRATGLVLKALPGSDTEGGDKHLPNRQHPDPEPGPETADAVARQGQSAHFQGRRQIRGCSLP; translated from the exons ATGGAGAGCTCAG GTGAGAATGCCCCCAGGACTGGCAGGGCCAACTCCACCCAGCCAGGCTGTGAGACCCCAGTTCGGCTGCCCAAAG ATGTGGAGCTGGACCTGGAGCGGAGCGTGCAGGCCGTGCTCCGGGAGCTCAGcgcccaggccccagccctgcaGAGCAACCAAG GCATGTGGAGATGGTCCCTGCACAAGAAGGTCGAGCGAGATCCCAGCAAGAGTCCGGCACTGGTCCGCATTCTGCTCAGAGAACTGGAGAAG GCAGAAAGTGAGGACCTCCGGCATGTCATCATTCCCTTGCTGCACACTCTAATGTACGTGCTTACCAAG GCCACGGGCATCGCCGAGGAGCTCTACCGGAGAACCTACGCCTTCTGCATGAGGTTACTGACCCTGCCGGCCCCCTACTGCACGGTCGCCCTGGACTGCGCCGTGAGGCTGAAGACCGAGACGGCAGTCCCAG GGACGCTGTACCAAAGGCTGGTCATCGCCGAACAGAACTTGCCGAGTGAACTGTACCCCTACCAGGAGAG AGTGTTCCTCTTCGTGGATCCTGAGCTGGTATCTCCCTCCGTGTGCAGTGCCCTGCTGCTGGAGATCCAGGCGGCCCAGGAGCAGCAGACACCAGAGGCCTGCATGCGCCACGTGGTCTCCCACGCCCTGCAGGCGGCTCTGGGGGAGGCCTGCCACGCAGGCGCTCTGCAAAGGAAGCTGCAG GCCAGCCCCCGCCACGCCCTGGAGCGCATCTTCCACGCCGTGGTGGCAGCGGTGGAGCAGATGGCGAGCGAGCCCAGCCCGAGCCGGGAGGGACAcctggagaggctggaggagattTACTGCTCGCTGCTGGGGCCGGCGGCGGCCGCCAGGGGGCGCTGCGGCG gtcATGACGCCCTGCAAGACCGGCCACCAAGCATCCCTCTGCCCAGTCCCTACATCACCTTCCACCTGTGGACGGATGAGGAGCAGCTCT GGAAGGAACTGGTGCTCTTCCTGCGCCCACGATCCCAAATGCGCCTCAGTGCTGACCTGGAGGCTTTGGATCTGCAGGGCCTCCTGCCAGACCGGGAGTTGGCCCGGGTGTCGGTACTGTCCACTGACAGTGGCATCGAGCGGGACCTTCCTTTGGGGGCTGACGAGCTGCTCACACCCAGCAGCCCTGAGATGGAGCATGGGGGGCTGCAGCGCAAAGGGGGCATGAAGAAGCGGGCATGGCCCCTGGACCTCTTAATGCTCGGCGGCTGGGACGGGCCCCCAGGGCTGCACCGGAGGACAGGCAGGCCCGACGGGGACGGGGAACTGCTGCCCGGGGTCTCCCGGCTGCACACGGCCCGGGTGCTGGTGCTGGGGGACGACAGGATGCTGGGGCGCCTGGCCCAGGCCTACCACAGCCTCAG GAAACGAGAGACCCAGAAGTTCTGCCTCACCCCCAGACTCAGCCTGCAGCTGTACTATATCCCGGTGCTGGCGGCTAAG AAGCCCGCAGCATCCAGGCAGCCGGAGCTTGGAGAGCTGGCTGCATTCCTGGGCCGTGCAGATCCCTGGTACCAGAACACCGTCAACACCCTGTGCCCGGCCATCCACAAGCTGGCAGAGATG CCTCCCTCCCTTGGCTCATCCCGGACCGTGGACCCCTTCATCCTGGATGTCATCACCTACTATGTTCGCATGGGCACCCAACCCATCTATTTCCAGATCTACACGGTCAAG atCTTCTTCGGTGACCTGAGCCAAGACCCTCCAGAGGACATTTTCCTCACTGAACTGACGGTGAAGATCCAAGACTCCAAACTCCCCAAAG ATGGTTTTTCACCCAGGAGGAAAGGCGTGGCTGAGGGCCCAGGGGCTGAGCTCTCCATCTGCTACCAGAAG GCCCTGCTCAGCCACCGGGCCCAAGAGGTCACCGTTTCCCTGcgggccactgggctggtcctgaAGGCCCTTCCAGGCAGTGACACTGAAG
- the PIK3R6 gene encoding phosphoinositide 3-kinase regulatory subunit 6 isoform X11, with the protein MWRWSLHKKVERDPSKSPALVRILLRELEKAESEDLRHVIIPLLHTLMYVLTKATGIAEELYRRTYAFCMRLLTLPAPYCTVALDCAVRLKTETAVPGTLYQRLVIAEQNLPSELYPYQERVFLFVDPELVSPSVCSALLLEIQAAQEQQTPEACMRHVVSHALQAALGEACHAGALQRKLQASPRHALERIFHAVVAAVEQMASEPSPSREGHLERLEEIYCSLLGPAAAARGRCGGHDALQDRPPSIPLPSPYITFHLWTDEEQLWKELVLFLRPRSQMRLSADLEALDLQGLLPDRELARVSVLSTDSGIERDLPLGADELLTPSSPEMEHGGLQRKGGMKKRAWPLDLLMLGGWDGPPGLHRRTGRPDGDGELLPGVSRLHTARVLVLGDDRMLGRLAQAYHSLRKRETQKFCLTPRLSLQLYYIPVLAAKKPAASRQPELGELAAFLGRADPWYQNTVNTLCPAIHKLAEMPPSLGSSRTVDPFILDVITYYVRMGTQPIYFQIYTVKIFFGDLSQDPPEDIFLTELTVKIQDSKLPKDGFSPRRKGVAEGPGAELSICYQKALLSHRAQEVTVSLRATGLVLKALPGSDTEGGDKHLPNRQHPDPEPGPETADAVARQGQSAHFQGRRQIRGCSLP; encoded by the exons ATGTGGAGATGGTCCCTGCACAAGAAGGTCGAGCGAGATCCCAGCAAGAGTCCGGCACTGGTCCGCATTCTGCTCAGAGAACTGGAGAAG GCAGAAAGTGAGGACCTCCGGCATGTCATCATTCCCTTGCTGCACACTCTAATGTACGTGCTTACCAAG GCCACGGGCATCGCCGAGGAGCTCTACCGGAGAACCTACGCCTTCTGCATGAGGTTACTGACCCTGCCGGCCCCCTACTGCACGGTCGCCCTGGACTGCGCCGTGAGGCTGAAGACCGAGACGGCAGTCCCAG GGACGCTGTACCAAAGGCTGGTCATCGCCGAACAGAACTTGCCGAGTGAACTGTACCCCTACCAGGAGAG AGTGTTCCTCTTCGTGGATCCTGAGCTGGTATCTCCCTCCGTGTGCAGTGCCCTGCTGCTGGAGATCCAGGCGGCCCAGGAGCAGCAGACACCAGAGGCCTGCATGCGCCACGTGGTCTCCCACGCCCTGCAGGCGGCTCTGGGGGAGGCCTGCCACGCAGGCGCTCTGCAAAGGAAGCTGCAG GCCAGCCCCCGCCACGCCCTGGAGCGCATCTTCCACGCCGTGGTGGCAGCGGTGGAGCAGATGGCGAGCGAGCCCAGCCCGAGCCGGGAGGGACAcctggagaggctggaggagattTACTGCTCGCTGCTGGGGCCGGCGGCGGCCGCCAGGGGGCGCTGCGGCG gtcATGACGCCCTGCAAGACCGGCCACCAAGCATCCCTCTGCCCAGTCCCTACATCACCTTCCACCTGTGGACGGATGAGGAGCAGCTCT GGAAGGAACTGGTGCTCTTCCTGCGCCCACGATCCCAAATGCGCCTCAGTGCTGACCTGGAGGCTTTGGATCTGCAGGGCCTCCTGCCAGACCGGGAGTTGGCCCGGGTGTCGGTACTGTCCACTGACAGTGGCATCGAGCGGGACCTTCCTTTGGGGGCTGACGAGCTGCTCACACCCAGCAGCCCTGAGATGGAGCATGGGGGGCTGCAGCGCAAAGGGGGCATGAAGAAGCGGGCATGGCCCCTGGACCTCTTAATGCTCGGCGGCTGGGACGGGCCCCCAGGGCTGCACCGGAGGACAGGCAGGCCCGACGGGGACGGGGAACTGCTGCCCGGGGTCTCCCGGCTGCACACGGCCCGGGTGCTGGTGCTGGGGGACGACAGGATGCTGGGGCGCCTGGCCCAGGCCTACCACAGCCTCAG GAAACGAGAGACCCAGAAGTTCTGCCTCACCCCCAGACTCAGCCTGCAGCTGTACTATATCCCGGTGCTGGCGGCTAAG AAGCCCGCAGCATCCAGGCAGCCGGAGCTTGGAGAGCTGGCTGCATTCCTGGGCCGTGCAGATCCCTGGTACCAGAACACCGTCAACACCCTGTGCCCGGCCATCCACAAGCTGGCAGAGATG CCTCCCTCCCTTGGCTCATCCCGGACCGTGGACCCCTTCATCCTGGATGTCATCACCTACTATGTTCGCATGGGCACCCAACCCATCTATTTCCAGATCTACACGGTCAAG atCTTCTTCGGTGACCTGAGCCAAGACCCTCCAGAGGACATTTTCCTCACTGAACTGACGGTGAAGATCCAAGACTCCAAACTCCCCAAAG ATGGTTTTTCACCCAGGAGGAAAGGCGTGGCTGAGGGCCCAGGGGCTGAGCTCTCCATCTGCTACCAGAAG GCCCTGCTCAGCCACCGGGCCCAAGAGGTCACCGTTTCCCTGcgggccactgggctggtcctgaAGGCCCTTCCAGGCAGTGACACTGAAG
- the PIK3R6 gene encoding phosphoinositide 3-kinase regulatory subunit 6 isoform X9 translates to MESSDVELDLERSVQAVLRELSAQAPALQSNQGMWRWSLHKKVERDPSKSPALVRILLRELEKAESEDLRHVIIPLLHTLMYVLTKATGIAEELYRRTYAFCMRLLTLPAPYCTVALDCAVRLKTETAVPGTLYQRLVIAEQNLPSELYPYQERVFLFVDPELVSPSVCSALLLEIQAAQEQQTPEACMRHVVSHALQAALGEACHAGALQRKLQASPRHALERIFHAVVAAVEQMASEPSPSREGHLERLEEIYCSLLGPAAAARGRCGGHDALQDRPPSIPLPSPYITFHLWTDEEQLWKELVLFLRPRSQMRLSADLEALDLQGLLPDRELARVSVLSTDSGIERDLPLGADELLTPSSPEMEHGGLQRKGGMKKRAWPLDLLMLGGWDGPPGLHRRTGRPDGDGELLPGVSRLHTARVLVLGDDRMLGRLAQAYHSLRKRETQKFCLTPRLSLQLYYIPVLAAKKPAASRQPELGELAAFLGRADPWYQNTVNTLCPAIHKLAEMPPSLGSSRTVDPFILDVITYYVRMGTQPIYFQIYTVKIFFGDLSQDPPEDIFLTELTVKIQDSKLPKDGFSPRRKGVAEGPGAELSICYQKALLSHRAQEVTVSLRATGLVLKALPGSDTEGGDKHLPNRQHPDPEPGPETADAVARQGQSAHFQGRRQIRGCSLP, encoded by the exons ATGGAGAGCTCAG ATGTGGAGCTGGACCTGGAGCGGAGCGTGCAGGCCGTGCTCCGGGAGCTCAGcgcccaggccccagccctgcaGAGCAACCAAG GCATGTGGAGATGGTCCCTGCACAAGAAGGTCGAGCGAGATCCCAGCAAGAGTCCGGCACTGGTCCGCATTCTGCTCAGAGAACTGGAGAAG GCAGAAAGTGAGGACCTCCGGCATGTCATCATTCCCTTGCTGCACACTCTAATGTACGTGCTTACCAAG GCCACGGGCATCGCCGAGGAGCTCTACCGGAGAACCTACGCCTTCTGCATGAGGTTACTGACCCTGCCGGCCCCCTACTGCACGGTCGCCCTGGACTGCGCCGTGAGGCTGAAGACCGAGACGGCAGTCCCAG GGACGCTGTACCAAAGGCTGGTCATCGCCGAACAGAACTTGCCGAGTGAACTGTACCCCTACCAGGAGAG AGTGTTCCTCTTCGTGGATCCTGAGCTGGTATCTCCCTCCGTGTGCAGTGCCCTGCTGCTGGAGATCCAGGCGGCCCAGGAGCAGCAGACACCAGAGGCCTGCATGCGCCACGTGGTCTCCCACGCCCTGCAGGCGGCTCTGGGGGAGGCCTGCCACGCAGGCGCTCTGCAAAGGAAGCTGCAG GCCAGCCCCCGCCACGCCCTGGAGCGCATCTTCCACGCCGTGGTGGCAGCGGTGGAGCAGATGGCGAGCGAGCCCAGCCCGAGCCGGGAGGGACAcctggagaggctggaggagattTACTGCTCGCTGCTGGGGCCGGCGGCGGCCGCCAGGGGGCGCTGCGGCG gtcATGACGCCCTGCAAGACCGGCCACCAAGCATCCCTCTGCCCAGTCCCTACATCACCTTCCACCTGTGGACGGATGAGGAGCAGCTCT GGAAGGAACTGGTGCTCTTCCTGCGCCCACGATCCCAAATGCGCCTCAGTGCTGACCTGGAGGCTTTGGATCTGCAGGGCCTCCTGCCAGACCGGGAGTTGGCCCGGGTGTCGGTACTGTCCACTGACAGTGGCATCGAGCGGGACCTTCCTTTGGGGGCTGACGAGCTGCTCACACCCAGCAGCCCTGAGATGGAGCATGGGGGGCTGCAGCGCAAAGGGGGCATGAAGAAGCGGGCATGGCCCCTGGACCTCTTAATGCTCGGCGGCTGGGACGGGCCCCCAGGGCTGCACCGGAGGACAGGCAGGCCCGACGGGGACGGGGAACTGCTGCCCGGGGTCTCCCGGCTGCACACGGCCCGGGTGCTGGTGCTGGGGGACGACAGGATGCTGGGGCGCCTGGCCCAGGCCTACCACAGCCTCAG GAAACGAGAGACCCAGAAGTTCTGCCTCACCCCCAGACTCAGCCTGCAGCTGTACTATATCCCGGTGCTGGCGGCTAAG AAGCCCGCAGCATCCAGGCAGCCGGAGCTTGGAGAGCTGGCTGCATTCCTGGGCCGTGCAGATCCCTGGTACCAGAACACCGTCAACACCCTGTGCCCGGCCATCCACAAGCTGGCAGAGATG CCTCCCTCCCTTGGCTCATCCCGGACCGTGGACCCCTTCATCCTGGATGTCATCACCTACTATGTTCGCATGGGCACCCAACCCATCTATTTCCAGATCTACACGGTCAAG atCTTCTTCGGTGACCTGAGCCAAGACCCTCCAGAGGACATTTTCCTCACTGAACTGACGGTGAAGATCCAAGACTCCAAACTCCCCAAAG ATGGTTTTTCACCCAGGAGGAAAGGCGTGGCTGAGGGCCCAGGGGCTGAGCTCTCCATCTGCTACCAGAAG GCCCTGCTCAGCCACCGGGCCCAAGAGGTCACCGTTTCCCTGcgggccactgggctggtcctgaAGGCCCTTCCAGGCAGTGACACTGAAG